In Lepisosteus oculatus isolate fLepOcu1 chromosome 17, fLepOcu1.hap2, whole genome shotgun sequence, a genomic segment contains:
- the ggps1 gene encoding geranylgeranyl pyrophosphate synthase isoform X3: MLHNASLLIDDIEDNSKLRRGFPVAHSIYGIPSVINSANYVYFLGLEKVLTLEHPEAVQVFTRQLLELHRGQGLEIYWRDTYTCPTEQEYQQMVLQKTGGLFGLAVGLMQLFSSYQRDLKPLLNTMGLFFQILDDYANLRSKVYSENKSFCEDLTEGKFSFPIIHAIWSHPESTQVQNILRQRTENVDIKRYCVDYMEKVGSFAYTRQTLQNLEAEAYRLIQDLGGNLELTALVEQLSKTYKET; encoded by the coding sequence atgctgCACAATGCCAGCCTGCTCATCGATGACATCGAGGACAACTCCAAGCTGCGGCGTGGCTTCCCTGTGGCCCACAGCATCTATGGCATCCCATCCGTTATCAACTCCGCCAACTACGTGTACTTCCTGGGGCTGGAGAAGGTGCTGACGCTGGAGCACCCGGAGGCCGTGCAGGTCTTCACCCGCCAGCTGCTGGAGCTGCACCGCGGCCAGGGCCTGGAGATCTACTGGAGGGAcacctacacctgccccacgGAGCAGGAATACCAGCAGATGGTGCTGCAGAAGACCGGCGGGCTCTTCGGTTTGGCCGTGGGGCTGATGCAGCTCTTTTCCAGCTACCAGCGCGACCTCAAGCCCCTGCTGAACACCATGGGCCTGTTCTTCCAGATCCTCGATGACTACGCCAACCTGAGGTCCAAGGTGTACAGCGAGAACAAGAGCTTCTGTGAGGACCTGACCGAGGGCAAGTTCTCCTTCCCCATCATCCACGCCATCTGGTCGCACCCCGAGAGCACGCAGGTGCAGAACATCCTGCGGCAGCGCACCGAGAATGTGGACATCAAGCGCTACTGCGTGGACTACATGGAGAAGGTGGGCTCCTTCGCCTACACGCGGCAGACGCTCCAGAACCTGGAGGCCGAGGCATACCGGCTCATCCAGGACTTGGGGGGCAACCTCGAGCTGACGGCCCTAGTGGAACAGCTGAGCAAGACCTACAAGGAGACCTGA
- the ggps1 gene encoding geranylgeranyl pyrophosphate synthase isoform X2 produces the protein MGTRQLLQRGFCWSHTDTYCSCQVIIEVTEMLHNASLLIDDIEDNSKLRRGFPVAHSIYGIPSVINSANYVYFLGLEKVLTLEHPEAVQVFTRQLLELHRGQGLEIYWRDTYTCPTEQEYQQMVLQKTGGLFGLAVGLMQLFSSYQRDLKPLLNTMGLFFQILDDYANLRSKVYSENKSFCEDLTEGKFSFPIIHAIWSHPESTQVQNILRQRTENVDIKRYCVDYMEKVGSFAYTRQTLQNLEAEAYRLIQDLGGNLELTALVEQLSKTYKET, from the coding sequence GTGATCATCgaggtgacggagatgctgCACAATGCCAGCCTGCTCATCGATGACATCGAGGACAACTCCAAGCTGCGGCGTGGCTTCCCTGTGGCCCACAGCATCTATGGCATCCCATCCGTTATCAACTCCGCCAACTACGTGTACTTCCTGGGGCTGGAGAAGGTGCTGACGCTGGAGCACCCGGAGGCCGTGCAGGTCTTCACCCGCCAGCTGCTGGAGCTGCACCGCGGCCAGGGCCTGGAGATCTACTGGAGGGAcacctacacctgccccacgGAGCAGGAATACCAGCAGATGGTGCTGCAGAAGACCGGCGGGCTCTTCGGTTTGGCCGTGGGGCTGATGCAGCTCTTTTCCAGCTACCAGCGCGACCTCAAGCCCCTGCTGAACACCATGGGCCTGTTCTTCCAGATCCTCGATGACTACGCCAACCTGAGGTCCAAGGTGTACAGCGAGAACAAGAGCTTCTGTGAGGACCTGACCGAGGGCAAGTTCTCCTTCCCCATCATCCACGCCATCTGGTCGCACCCCGAGAGCACGCAGGTGCAGAACATCCTGCGGCAGCGCACCGAGAATGTGGACATCAAGCGCTACTGCGTGGACTACATGGAGAAGGTGGGCTCCTTCGCCTACACGCGGCAGACGCTCCAGAACCTGGAGGCCGAGGCATACCGGCTCATCCAGGACTTGGGGGGCAACCTCGAGCTGACGGCCCTAGTGGAACAGCTGAGCAAGACCTACAAGGAGACCTGA